The Thermogemmata fonticola genome has a window encoding:
- the truB gene encoding tRNA pseudouridine(55) synthase TruB — MTQAIAGLLVIDKPEGVTSRAVVNQVQQWFPSRVKIGHTGTLDPLATGLLVLCVGRATRLADYVQQMEKTYQARFRLGAVSDTDDAQGVITPRAGTPQPTREQVRDVLQEFIGDIWQRPPAFSALKVQGQRAYELARQGAAPVLAPRLVHIRAIRLLDYHWPYVDVEVDCSRGTYIRALARDVGEKLGCGGYVEALRRLRVGDLTLAQATPLQQYREPPPLLPVRLAVSHLPALTLAPTEARLFCHGQSISWRGDRMASHSGSQDDQEWAVLDQDGKLLGVGKRVGENLRPCVVL, encoded by the coding sequence ATGACCCAGGCAATCGCCGGGCTGTTAGTGATTGACAAGCCGGAAGGGGTGACCTCCCGTGCGGTGGTCAATCAGGTCCAGCAGTGGTTCCCCTCTCGTGTCAAGATCGGCCACACGGGTACGTTGGACCCCTTGGCGACGGGCCTGCTGGTGTTGTGTGTAGGGAGAGCCACGCGCTTGGCCGACTATGTCCAGCAGATGGAGAAGACGTATCAGGCTCGGTTTCGCTTGGGTGCGGTGAGCGATACAGACGATGCTCAGGGGGTGATTACGCCACGCGCGGGAACTCCCCAGCCCACGCGGGAGCAGGTTCGGGATGTACTTCAGGAATTTATCGGTGACATCTGGCAGCGCCCCCCTGCCTTTTCCGCCCTAAAAGTCCAGGGACAAAGGGCTTACGAGTTGGCACGCCAGGGAGCTGCTCCTGTCCTGGCTCCTCGCTTGGTCCATATTCGCGCGATCCGTTTGCTGGACTATCACTGGCCTTATGTCGATGTAGAAGTGGATTGTAGCCGGGGGACATATATTCGTGCCTTGGCCAGGGATGTGGGGGAGAAACTCGGTTGCGGAGGATACGTAGAGGCTTTGCGGCGGTTGCGCGTGGGGGATTTGACCCTGGCGCAAGCTACCCCTTTGCAACAGTATCGGGAACCTCCGCCGCTATTGCCAGTAAGGCTGGCAGTGTCCCACCTTCCCGCCCTGACGTTAGCTCCTACCGAGGCTCGACTTTTCTGCCACGGCCAGAGTATATCCTGGCGGGGAGATCGGATGGCCTCCCATTCGGGGAGCCAAGACGATCAGGAATGGGCGGTGCTGGACCAGGATGGGAAACTTTTGGGAGTTGGCAAACGTGTGGGTGAAAATCTCCGCCCCTGTGTCGTTCTGTAA
- a CDS encoding ArsR/SmtB family transcription factor translates to MTDPKTAKECAEKLQALAEPNRIRIIESLRTGSKNVSQLAKELNIEIVNVSHHLGVLSQAGLVKGSKNGRYVVYTLHPDVFVNQGNKSTFLDLGWCRIEIPYN, encoded by the coding sequence ATGACCGATCCCAAAACGGCAAAAGAGTGCGCGGAAAAGCTTCAGGCCCTAGCAGAGCCGAACCGCATTCGCATCATCGAATCCCTGCGCACAGGCTCCAAAAACGTGAGCCAATTGGCCAAAGAGTTGAACATCGAGATTGTCAATGTTTCCCACCATCTCGGTGTCCTGAGTCAGGCCGGCCTGGTGAAAGGCAGCAAGAATGGACGGTATGTGGTCTATACCCTCCACCCGGACGTGTTTGTCAATCAGGGAAACAAATCGACCTTTCTGGACTTAGGCTGGTGCCGGATCGAGATTCCCTACAACTGA
- a CDS encoding FmdB family zinc ribbon protein yields MPLYEYTCRQCQHTFEQLVPSMAHEPTTCPQCQSPSLERLIGLPTAGRSAAPAATNCQGDGPPCGAPWCGRTNASWPAAS; encoded by the coding sequence ATGCCGCTGTACGAGTATACCTGCCGTCAGTGCCAACATACGTTTGAGCAACTGGTTCCATCGATGGCTCACGAGCCAACGACATGCCCCCAATGCCAAAGTCCGAGCCTGGAGCGGTTGATCGGGCTGCCAACCGCCGGCCGATCTGCGGCGCCTGCGGCGACGAACTGCCAAGGGGATGGCCCCCCATGTGGCGCTCCCTGGTGTGGACGTACGAACGCTTCTTGGCCTGCTGCCTCGTGA
- a CDS encoding rhomboid family intramembrane serine protease, translating to MGIMDRDYYSEDRHGRWGQTWRGWGVAVWIIVLTSVVFLLQHVGDVRNNPLLGWGAYHPRRVVAGEVWRLVTPLVLHHSIWHLFANMLLVYWAGSRLSAIHGEVEYGVYYVLAGVLGYAVATGLYGAGVLAGEPAVGANAAVAATLVLFACHFPRQQVLLFFVLPLPVWSIAVLYVGLDLLIMVGNGWQTAAAIDLVGAGFGWLYYRYNWHLTGRWWPEKKRRASSSVRPVLRVTTPPDSDSVVMEGGSGEEAAPSTASSSSTVDFEAEVDRVLAKVSQYGQASLTAEERAILFQASELYKKRRR from the coding sequence ATGGGGATCATGGACCGGGACTACTATTCCGAAGATCGGCACGGGCGCTGGGGGCAGACGTGGCGCGGATGGGGCGTGGCGGTGTGGATTATTGTCCTCACGAGTGTGGTGTTTCTGTTGCAGCATGTGGGCGATGTCCGGAACAATCCGCTGCTGGGATGGGGGGCTTACCATCCTCGACGGGTGGTAGCCGGGGAAGTTTGGCGTTTGGTGACCCCGCTTGTGCTGCATCATTCGATTTGGCATCTGTTCGCCAACATGCTTTTGGTGTATTGGGCGGGGAGCCGCCTGTCGGCCATCCACGGTGAAGTGGAGTATGGGGTGTACTATGTGCTGGCAGGCGTGCTGGGGTATGCCGTGGCGACGGGGCTATATGGGGCGGGTGTGCTCGCTGGGGAGCCAGCCGTTGGTGCCAATGCAGCGGTGGCGGCGACCCTGGTGCTCTTTGCTTGTCATTTTCCCCGGCAGCAGGTGCTCTTGTTTTTTGTGCTTCCCCTGCCGGTGTGGAGCATCGCGGTGCTCTACGTGGGTTTGGACCTGCTGATCATGGTGGGGAACGGTTGGCAGACAGCGGCGGCCATCGACCTCGTGGGTGCGGGTTTCGGCTGGCTCTACTATCGTTACAATTGGCATTTGACAGGGCGGTGGTGGCCGGAGAAGAAGCGGCGCGCAAGTTCTTCCGTTCGGCCTGTGTTGCGTGTGACCACTCCGCCCGACAGCGACAGCGTGGTGATGGAGGGTGGCTCCGGGGAAGAGGCCGCGCCATCAACCGCGTCGTCCTCTTCGACAGTCGATTTCGAGGCCGAGGTGGACCGAGTGTTGGCGAAAGTTTCCCAGTACGGCCAGGCGAGTCTGACGGCGGAGGAACGTGCCATCCTCTTCCAGGCGAGCGAATTATATAAAAAACGCCGTCGCTAA
- a CDS encoding ELWxxDGT repeat protein, with protein MFSTGSARTIRRSPALQVEALEDRTTPSVVGVKMIQDIATGSGASYPAYFTEVNGVVYFAATDASGDRELWRTDGTAAGTWRVADINPIGSSNPRYLTNVNGTLFFTADDGSHGRELWKLDGTTANLVKDIHSGDSSHPRWLVNVGGILFFTANDGTNGRELWMSDGTEANTLLVKDI; from the coding sequence TTGTTCTCGACGGGTTCTGCTCGCACTATTCGCCGCTCTCCAGCCTTGCAGGTGGAGGCTCTGGAGGATCGCACCACGCCGTCGGTGGTCGGGGTGAAGATGATCCAGGACATTGCCACCGGTTCGGGAGCATCCTATCCGGCCTATTTCACCGAGGTCAACGGCGTCGTGTACTTCGCGGCCACGGATGCCAGTGGCGACCGGGAGCTGTGGCGGACAGACGGAACCGCAGCAGGTACCTGGCGCGTGGCGGATATCAACCCCATTGGCAGCTCCAATCCCCGCTATTTGACGAACGTCAACGGTACTCTGTTTTTTACTGCAGACGATGGCAGCCATGGCCGGGAGTTATGGAAGCTCGATGGCACGACAGCGAACCTTGTCAAGGATATCCACAGCGGTGATAGCTCTCATCCTCGTTGGCTGGTCAATGTCGGCGGAATCTTGTTTTTCACAGCCAATGATGGAACGAATGGTCGAGAACTGTGGATGAGTGACGGAACAGAGGCCAATACCCTTCTCGTGAAGGATATTTAG